AAAAGAATGTCGAGGGCACCCGCGAGCGCGTCCATATCGGCCTCATGGATCGGCAGATCGAAGAGGCGCGCGTTTTCAGGCAGGGCCATGGCCTGATGCGCGGCGGGATTTGCGGCTCGGATGTGACGGCAGCGATCCAGCAAGAGGGCAGGCACACGGTCAAACGGGGCCAGCATGGCGTCGAGGCCATCATGATCCGCGTCTTCAGGCGCAAGGCGATCAAGAAATGCGGTGGCGCGGCGAAAATGTTCTGAAATCTGGGGTTCGTCCAACAGACGCGGCGCATCCAAATCGACTTGCGCACGAAGAGGGCCAATCGCGCTTTCCCAATGGTCGAGAAGCGCCTCGTAGCGCACGGGATCGAGCGCGACATCATAAAGACGGTCGAGGGTCGCCGCCCGGTCCGCGTCGGACAGGGTGACAACGTCGACTTTATCCGCCGTGTGCCGGTTCGATGTCATGCCTGAAATCCGATGAGATTAAAACTGGCCGAAGCCACCATTAAGTCATGCAGAAATGGCGTATCAAAGGCAAATGAAAAGATTTTCTGGCTTCAGCTTTCCAAAAGACAGGCGAAATGATCCTTTAAACTGAGCCAAGTTGCCTCATTTGCAGCACTCAGGAGAGTTCCCTGAGTGATTGAAGTATTGTAATCGCGCCCATCCAGCATCCGCGCCACGCCGCCGGCCTGCTGACAGATGAGCACGCCCGCCGCATGATCCCAGGGGTTGAGAACCTCTGACATGACGAAATCGACGGCCCCTTGCGCCAAAAGACGGTATTCATGGCAAGAACAGCGCAGGGCGTTACACCGCCCGAGCGCGGGTAACAGGGGGGCCAGCTTTTCTTGCCGGTCCTTCGGCATAAGAGAGAAGTGAATATAGCCTTGCAATTCTGCCAAAGCCCCGCCGCCTGACACGCGCACAAGACGCTCTGCACCCTGAACCGTCGCCATTCTCGCAGGCGCAGCCTCATCGGCGATAACCCAGTCATCCGAGACAGGGTCATACAGCAGGCCCAGCACCGGGCGGCCAAAGCGGGTGACGGCGATGATCACACCAAAAAGCGGCAGGCCGTGCACGAAGTTCCAGGTGCCGTCCACCGGGTCGATGATAAAGGCCAGTTCCGCCTCGGACACATCCTCGCGCAGGGTCGGCTTGGCTGCCACCGCCTCTTCGCCCACGATCAGCGCATGGGGAAACATCCGTTGCAGCCCCCGCGCCAGCATCGCCTCGGCCTGATGATCGGCCTCGGTCACCAGATCATGCGGCCCGGATTTGGTGCTGGCGTCGGCCCGTGTCACCGTGCGAAACCGTGGCATGATTTCGGCCCGCGCGGCGCGGCGCACGAGATTGACCAGCATGGTCTGTTGCGCTGGCGTGAGCGGAGCAGAGAGCGGGATAGGCAGCGAATCGGTCATGTCATCTCCTGTCGGGACTCCGGTGGAGTGCCAGCCTTGGGGACTGAAATCAACGCGGCATTGGCCTTAAAGACCGGGGGTTTCACCCCCGGACCCCCAGAGTATTTTAGCCAAAAAGAAACCTGCTCGTCGCGGGCTTATTCGCGCGCGCGCAGGGTCCGTGCCGGACGCGCGCGCAGCGGGCCCAAGGCAAAGACCAGCCCCGCCAATAGCGTGACCAACATGCCGCCAAAGATGATCCCTATGGCAGAGGGCCAGATCACGGTAAATGAGGTGTCCATCACGAAATGGCTGACGGCCCAACCACCACCGATGCCAGCGCCCAAGGCCACCCCCCCGGCGGCACCCCCAAGGATAAGGGCTCGCAAAACGAGGCTGGTGAGGATCCGGCCGCGTGTGGCCCCGAGGGTCTTGAGGATGGCTGCCTCATAGGTGCGCGCGCGCTGATCGGCCGCTGCCGCGCCAATGAGCACCAGAAAACCGGTAAGCAGTGTGATTGACGCCCCCCATGAGGTGGCCGAGGCCAGACCCGCCAAGAGGTCGGTCACTTGGCTTAGCGCATCGCGAACGTTGATCGCGGTCACATTGGGGAACCGGTCGGTCACGTCGCGCAGGATGTTTTCCTCGGTTTCTTGGTCATCGGCATAGACTGTGGCGATGAAGGTATGTGGCGCGCCGGCCACCGCCGCCGGGTTCATCAAAAGGACAAAGCCCATCCCGACGCTGGAAAAATCCACCTCTCGCAGCGAGGTGATGGGGGCTGTGATGTCGCGGCCCAGAATGTTGACGGTGATTTCATCACCAATGCCGATGCCCATTTCCATCGCCTCTTCAGCGGCAAAACTGAGTTGCGGTGCACCGCTATAGCCTTCACCCCACCACGTGCCGGCGGTGATTGTGGTGCGGGCGGGCAGGGCATCGGCGTAGCTCACGGCGCGGTCGCCCTCGACCACCCAATGCCCCGGTGCCACCTCTGTTGCGGGCCGGCCATTGATACGGCTGATGATGCCTCGCAGCATCGGCGCATTGTCGATGCGGCTGACGGCTTGGTCGGTCTCTAGCCGGTCCAGGAACCAGTCCATCTGATCTTTTTGCAGGTCGACAAAGAAAAAGGAGGGCGCGCGCTCTGGCAGGTCGGCGGCGATGGCGCGGCGCAGGTTACCGTCGATTTGCCCCACGGCTGCCAGAACAGCCAGACCAAGGCCAAGCGAGAGCATGACAGGCCCTGCCGTCGTACCCGGCCCGCCAATTGCGCCAAGCGCCCAGCCAAGGGCAGGTCGACCACGCAGGCGCGGGCGCAGGCTGCGGGCCAGCCGTTGGACAAGCATGGCCGCCAAGGTGAGAACCAAGAGCGCAGCACCGATACCGCCCGCTGTCCATAGGGTGAGCGGGGTGTTGCCGGAAAAGAGCATTGCAGCCAAAAGAAGCAGCGCGATCAGCCCAAGGGTTGTCGCGATCCAAGGCCAACCGGGCCAGCGACGTGTTGCGCCCGCTGCTTCACGGTAGAGGGCGGCCGCGCGGATGTTTCGCGCGCGCGCAAGGGGCCAGAGTGTAAAGATCAGCACGCTGAGCACGCTGTAGAGCGCGGCCTCTGCCATGGGGGCGGCATAGGGGGCAAAAATGGCAGGCACGGGTAGCCGCGCCGCGATCACAGGCCCGAGGAGTACCGGCAGCCCCACGCCGAGGATCAGGCCGCCAATAATGCCAAGCAGCGCCAGCACGCCGACCTGAATGAAATAGGTCAGGAAAATCGTCCGTTGATCGGCCCCAAGGGTGCGCAATGTCGCGATGACCTGCACTTTGCCTGCAAGATAGGCGCGCAGCGCTGCCGAGATGCCAACCCCCCCGACCGCAAGCCCGGAGAGCCCGACAAGAACCAGGAACGCCCCAAGGCGGGTCACGAATTCTGCGACACGCGGGCTGGCGTTTCGGGCATCCGACCAGCGAAAGCCGGAGCCATCAAGCTCTTGCAGCGCGCGCGCTTCAAATGCAGCCAGATCAGTACCCTCTGGAAGATCGAGGCGATATTTGGTGGTGAACAACGAGCCTGCGCTGAGCAGGCCAGAGCCGTCCAAATTGGCGCGGCTGACAATAGTCCGGGGGCCAAGGCCAAATCCTGCGCGCGTTTGATCCGGCTCTTTCACAAGTTCAGCCATCAGTCGAAACTCGCGTTCGCCCAAGCGAAAGGTGTCGCCCACCGTAATGCCCAACCGGGCCGCCAAAATCGGCTGCATCACTGCGCCGGGCACACCGCCCGCGCCACCAAATGCCACATCCAGTGGCATGTCGGGGGATAGAACCACAGTGCCCACCAATGGATACGCGTGATCCACGGCTTTCAACTGTGTCAGTTCGCGGCGTCCGCCAGGGGCAATCGCCATAGAGCGGAAATCCGCAATTTCCGAGACGGCATCGGCGTTGCGGGCCATCCACGCGTATTCGTCTTCGCTGGCGAAACGGTAGGTCAGCTCCAGTTCCGCGTCACCGCCGAGAATGGCTGCGCCCTGTTCGCTCATGCCTGCGCGGATGCTCTCGCGCAGGGTGCCCACTGCGGCGATTGCCGCCACGCCCAAGATCACGCACGCCAGAAAGATGCGAAAGCCACGCAGGCCGCCGCGCAATTCGCGCCGGGCAAGGCGGGCCGCTATGCGCAGGCTCATGCGGCGGCCTCGACGCGGCCATCGCGCAGGCTGATCACGCGGTCACAGCGTGCCGCAAGCTCGGGGTCATGGGTGACAAGCACAAGTGTCGCCCCATGCCGGTCACGCAGGCCAAAGAGCAGGTCGATGATGCTCGCCCCTGTCGTGCTGTCGAGATTGCCGGTCGGCTCATCCGCGAGGATGATGGCCGGGCGGGGTGCTGCGGCGCGGGCAAGGGCCACGCGCTGTTGCTCGCCACCCGATAGCTGCGAGGGGTAATGGCCTGCGCGCGCCGCAAGCCCTACGGTTGACAGTTCCTCTTGCGCGCGGCCATGGGCATCTGCAACGCCCGCAAGTTCGAGGGGAGTTGCTACATTTTCGAGCGCTGTCATCGTTGGAATAAGGTGAAAAGACTGGAACACCACGCCAAAATTCTCACGTCGCAAGCGCGCCAGTTGATCTTCGTTCATCGCCGAAAGGTCTTGGCCCAAGGCCGTGATGCGCCCAGAGGTGGCGCGCTCCAATCCGCCCATGAGCATCAACAGCGAAGATTTGCCAGAGCCGGAGGGCCCGATCAGGCCCAAGGTCTCGCCCTTGTGGACATCGAGTGAAATCCCGTGAAGTATGCGCACGAGACCGGCATTCCCCTCCAGTGACAGCGTGACGTCGGTGAGGGACAGGATAGGAGAACTCATGCGTTTGCGCCTGATTTACAAAGGTTTTCTGACATATGGGGCCGCACGGCCCTTGGGCAAGGTGGTAGCGGCGTTTCTCTGCCTTGTCAGCCCCGTGATGGCGGCAGAGCCGGTCACGGTTCTGGCCCTTGGCGACAGTTTGACCCAAGGTTACGGCCTGCCAGAGCAGGATGGGTTGGTCCCGCAGATGCGGAAATGGTTGGAGGATCAAGGGGTTGAGGCGGAATTGATCAATGCGGGCGTGTCCGGCGATACCACGGCGGGCGGGGCGGCGCGGGTGGAGTGGAGCCTAACGCCCGAGGTGGATGCGATGATTGTTACCTTGGGTGGCAATGATCTTTTGCGCGGCATTGATCCGGCGGTCAGTCGCCGCAATCTCGAGAGTATCCTGAGAATAGCGCAGGCGAATGAGGTCGAGGTTTTGCTGGTTGGCCTCTCGGCTCCGGGCAATTATGGGGCCGAGTATAAATCTTCTTTCGATGCGATTTATCCAGAACTGTCAGAGGCTTATGGTGCGTTCTATGCACCGGATTTCTTTGCGGGGCTGGGCGGCGGCGATCCTGCGGCTTTGCAGCAATGGTTTCAGGCGGATGGCATTCATCCAAATGCCGAGGGTGTGGCGCGCATCGTCGAGGGCTTGGGGCCGCACCTGCGCGCCTTGATCGAGGCGGCGCAGGCGGAGTAACGCCGACGCCCCTAGCTCCAGGGTTCGCGCAGGCCAAAGCGCTGCGCCATATCGGGCAGTGCGTCGCAGAGCATGTCGATGAAGGCAGCCGCTACCGGGCTGGGTGTGCGTCCGTCGCGCACCAGCAGGCTAACGCGCCGCAGACAGGCGGCATCGGCCAGCGGTCGCGTTACAACGCCGTCGGGCAAGGCGCGGGTGGCCAGCCCGGGCAGGATCGTGTCGCCCGCGTCGGCCTGCACCATCGCCAAAAGCGATGTCAGGTTGCGCACCGAGAGGCGCGCACGCGCCGCGAGGGTTTTGAACTCGGGCGTCGATAGTGCGCTGAGGGTTTCGTTCAAAATCAAGCGCTCGCCGCTCAGTTGATGCCACGCAAGCGGGCGCGTCTCGGCTGCAAGCGGATGTGCCGAGTTGCACACAAAGACCAAGGCATCGGTGAAAAGAGGAATCGCGCGCAGCCCGTCGGGCTCTGCTGCGGGGCTGGCCAGACCAAGATCAGTGTCCCCGCGCAAGAGCATTTCGCGAACGCTGGCGCTGTCGGTGTCGTAAAGATCAATTTCGGCCTCGGGGCGGGCCTCTACAAAGGTCTTGAGAATGGCGGGCAGGATCAGCGCCGCCACCGAGGGGACCGCCGCAATCCGCAGACGGCCCGAGTACCCCCGCGCATAGCCGGTGATCAGCTCTAGCGCACGGTCATGGTCGCGCAACAAGGGCCCCACAACATCGAGCACGAAGGTTCCGAGGTCTGTCAGCTTGCTTTTGCGGTCGCTTTCAAACAGCGGCCCCCCCAATTCCGCCTCAAGCTGCTTGAGGGTCATCGAGACCGCCGACTGTGTTCGGCAAAGGATTTCCGCAGCATCGCGGATATTGCCATGTTCGGTGACGGTGACAAAGGCGCGCAGGGCTTCGGTCCGGATCATGGCTGGCCTGTTGGATGTTTCAGGGAAACTGAAGTTGGATGCAGTTATATTTGTTTGCCTTAATTCGGTCAATCGCGGATCGTCTGGCGAGGCGGGCGAAGCCCCGCAAAGTGACGGATCGACGGAAAGGGACGAGCGTATGACGGTGCCACAGACCGGAAATTTCATTGCAGGCGATTGGCGCGGGTCAGACACGCGGATCGAGAACCGCAACCCGTCGGACGTATCGGATTTGATCGGCACCTATGCACAGGCCGACCGCGCCGATCTGGACGAGGCGATTGCAGCGGCGCGGGCGGCGCAGCCTGCCTGGTGGGCGGCTGGCATACAAAAGCGGCATGATGTGCTGATTGCCATTGGCACCGAGTTGATGGCGCGCAGCCCTGAGATTGGTGGCATGGTCGCCCGAGAAGAGGGCAAGCCGCGTGCCGAGGGTGCGGGCGAGGTCTATCGTGCCGGGCAGTTCTTTTGCTACTACGCCGCCGAAGTGCAGCGCCAGATGGGGGATTTCGCCCAGAGTGTGCGCCCCGAGATTGACATTGATGTGCGCCGCGAACCTGTGGGCGTCGTGGCGATTGTCAGCCCGTGGAATTTCCCGGTGGCGACGCCTGCGTGGAAAATCGCGCCCGCTTTGGCCTTTGGCAATGCGGTGGTGTGGAAACCGGCCAATCTGACGCCGGCAAGCGCGGTGGCGCTGGCCGAGATCATTGCGCGACAGGATATGCCACGCGGTCTTTTCAACCTTGTGATGGGGCCGGGGCGCGCGGTGGGCGAAGCGCTGGTGTCGCATCCCGGCATTGATGCCATCAGCTTTACCGGTTCGGTCAACGTCGGGCGGGGCATTGCCGCGGCTGCGGTGCCCAACATGACCAAGCTGCAGATGGAGATGGGATCAAAGAACCCGATGCTGATCCTGGATGATGCCGATCTCGATATGGCGGTTGCCCATGCGGCGGGGGCGGCCTTTGGCGGCACGGGGCAGAAATGCACGGCCGCCTCAAGATTGATCGTGCATGCGGCGGTGCATGATGAATTCGTGGCGCGGCTGGCGGATGCGGCACGGGCGCTTCAGGTTGGGCATGCGTTGGACGCAGGCACACAGATCGGACCAGTTGTCAGCGCCGACCAACTCGCGCAAAATCTGGCCTATATCGAAAAGGGTAAGGCAGAGGGGGCAGAGCTTTTGTGTGGCGGAGAACGGTTGGAACGCGCGACCGATGGATATTACATGGCGCCGGCGGTCTTTGCGGGCACGCGCAACGATATGGCGATTAACCGCGAAGAAATGTTCGCGCCAATCACCTGTGTGATCAAAGCCGCCAGTTATGACGAGGCGCTGAGCATCGCCAATGACAGCGAATTCGGTCTGACCGCTGGAATCATGACCCGCAGCTTGGCGCGCGCCAACCACTTTCGTGCCAATATGCGGGCGGGCACGGTGATGGTGAACTTGCCCACGGCGGGCACGGATTACCACGTGCCCTTTGGCGGGCGCGGCGCGTCCAGTTTTGGGTCGCGCGAACAGGGGCAATATGCCGCCGAGTTCTACACGACCATCAAAACTGCCTATGTGGCACGGGGGCTGCCGGAATGAGCGTGGTGATCGACGGGCTGCAATATGCCAATTGGTCGGAAAAGATATTCCGCCAGATGCGCGCGGGTGGCGTGGATGCGGTGCATGTCACCATCACCTATCATGAGAGTTTTCGCGAAACAGTCCTGAACATCGAGGCGTGGAACCGGCAGTTCGAGCGGTTTCCGGATCTGATCTTTCAGGGGTTTGGGGCCGAGGACGTGACCCGTGCAAAAGAGACCGGGCGCACGGCGATTTTCTTTGGTGCCCAGAACCCAAGCTGTATCGAGGATGATATCGGGCTGGTCGAGGTTCTGCACCGGCTGGGACTTCGGTTCATGCAATTGACCTATAACAATCAGTCCCTGCTGGCGACGGGTTGCTATGAGGCAGAGGATACGGGTTTGACCAGGATGGGGCGCGAGGTGGTGGCAGAGATGAACCGCGTCGGGCTGGTGGTCGATATGAGCCATTCGAGCGAGCGCTCTACACTTGAGGCGATTGCCCACTCAACCCGCCCGATTGCGATCACCCATGCCAATCCCGCGACGTGGCATGCTGCGCGGCGCAACAAATCTGACCGCGTGCTGGGTGCCTTGGCGGAATCGGGTGGCATGCTGGGCTTCTCGCTCTATCCACATCACTTGCAGGGTGGCGGGGGCTGCACCGTGTCATCCTTTTGCGAGATGGTGGCGCGCACGGTCGATCGTATGGGGGTCGAGCGGCTCGGAATCGGGAGCGACCTCTGTCAGGATCAGCCCGACTCGGTGGTGGACTGGATGCGGTCGGGGCGTTGGACCAAGGCGGTCGATTACGGCGAGGGCA
The nucleotide sequence above comes from Roseovarius mucosus. Encoded proteins:
- a CDS encoding ABC transporter ATP-binding protein, translating into MSSPILSLTDVTLSLEGNAGLVRILHGISLDVHKGETLGLIGPSGSGKSSLLMLMGGLERATSGRITALGQDLSAMNEDQLARLRRENFGVVFQSFHLIPTMTALENVATPLELAGVADAHGRAQEELSTVGLAARAGHYPSQLSGGEQQRVALARAAAPRPAIILADEPTGNLDSTTGASIIDLLFGLRDRHGATLVLVTHDPELAARCDRVISLRDGRVEAAA
- a CDS encoding inositol monophosphatase family protein encodes the protein MTDSLPIPLSAPLTPAQQTMLVNLVRRAARAEIMPRFRTVTRADASTKSGPHDLVTEADHQAEAMLARGLQRMFPHALIVGEEAVAAKPTLREDVSEAELAFIIDPVDGTWNFVHGLPLFGVIIAVTRFGRPVLGLLYDPVSDDWVIADEAAPARMATVQGAERLVRVSGGGALAELQGYIHFSLMPKDRQEKLAPLLPALGRCNALRCSCHEYRLLAQGAVDFVMSEVLNPWDHAAGVLICQQAGGVARMLDGRDYNTSITQGTLLSAANEATWLSLKDHFACLLES
- a CDS encoding ABC transporter permease — encoded protein: MSLRIAARLARRELRGGLRGFRIFLACVILGVAAIAAVGTLRESIRAGMSEQGAAILGGDAELELTYRFASEDEYAWMARNADAVSEIADFRSMAIAPGGRRELTQLKAVDHAYPLVGTVVLSPDMPLDVAFGGAGGVPGAVMQPILAARLGITVGDTFRLGEREFRLMAELVKEPDQTRAGFGLGPRTIVSRANLDGSGLLSAGSLFTTKYRLDLPEGTDLAAFEARALQELDGSGFRWSDARNASPRVAEFVTRLGAFLVLVGLSGLAVGGVGISAALRAYLAGKVQVIATLRTLGADQRTIFLTYFIQVGVLALLGIIGGLILGVGLPVLLGPVIAARLPVPAIFAPYAAPMAEAALYSVLSVLIFTLWPLARARNIRAAALYREAAGATRRWPGWPWIATTLGLIALLLLAAMLFSGNTPLTLWTAGGIGAALLVLTLAAMLVQRLARSLRPRLRGRPALGWALGAIGGPGTTAGPVMLSLGLGLAVLAAVGQIDGNLRRAIAADLPERAPSFFFVDLQKDQMDWFLDRLETDQAVSRIDNAPMLRGIISRINGRPATEVAPGHWVVEGDRAVSYADALPARTTITAGTWWGEGYSGAPQLSFAAEEAMEMGIGIGDEITVNILGRDITAPITSLREVDFSSVGMGFVLLMNPAAVAGAPHTFIATVYADDQETEENILRDVTDRFPNVTAINVRDALSQVTDLLAGLASATSWGASITLLTGFLVLIGAAAADQRARTYEAAILKTLGATRGRILTSLVLRALILGGAAGGVALGAGIGGGWAVSHFVMDTSFTVIWPSAIGIIFGGMLVTLLAGLVFALGPLRARPARTLRARE
- a CDS encoding membrane dipeptidase, translated to MSVVIDGLQYANWSEKIFRQMRAGGVDAVHVTITYHESFRETVLNIEAWNRQFERFPDLIFQGFGAEDVTRAKETGRTAIFFGAQNPSCIEDDIGLVEVLHRLGLRFMQLTYNNQSLLATGCYEAEDTGLTRMGREVVAEMNRVGLVVDMSHSSERSTLEAIAHSTRPIAITHANPATWHAARRNKSDRVLGALAESGGMLGFSLYPHHLQGGGGCTVSSFCEMVARTVDRMGVERLGIGSDLCQDQPDSVVDWMRSGRWTKAVDYGEGSADAPGFPPMLEWFQDNRHFGAISDGLRAVGMSIAEVEAIMGGNWLRFFRESFGPNEAAL
- a CDS encoding aldehyde dehydrogenase family protein, which gives rise to MTVPQTGNFIAGDWRGSDTRIENRNPSDVSDLIGTYAQADRADLDEAIAAARAAQPAWWAAGIQKRHDVLIAIGTELMARSPEIGGMVAREEGKPRAEGAGEVYRAGQFFCYYAAEVQRQMGDFAQSVRPEIDIDVRREPVGVVAIVSPWNFPVATPAWKIAPALAFGNAVVWKPANLTPASAVALAEIIARQDMPRGLFNLVMGPGRAVGEALVSHPGIDAISFTGSVNVGRGIAAAAVPNMTKLQMEMGSKNPMLILDDADLDMAVAHAAGAAFGGTGQKCTAASRLIVHAAVHDEFVARLADAARALQVGHALDAGTQIGPVVSADQLAQNLAYIEKGKAEGAELLCGGERLERATDGYYMAPAVFAGTRNDMAINREEMFAPITCVIKAASYDEALSIANDSEFGLTAGIMTRSLARANHFRANMRAGTVMVNLPTAGTDYHVPFGGRGASSFGSREQGQYAAEFYTTIKTAYVARGLPE
- a CDS encoding LysR family transcriptional regulator encodes the protein MIRTEALRAFVTVTEHGNIRDAAEILCRTQSAVSMTLKQLEAELGGPLFESDRKSKLTDLGTFVLDVVGPLLRDHDRALELITGYARGYSGRLRIAAVPSVAALILPAILKTFVEARPEAEIDLYDTDSASVREMLLRGDTDLGLASPAAEPDGLRAIPLFTDALVFVCNSAHPLAAETRPLAWHQLSGERLILNETLSALSTPEFKTLAARARLSVRNLTSLLAMVQADAGDTILPGLATRALPDGVVTRPLADAACLRRVSLLVRDGRTPSPVAAAFIDMLCDALPDMAQRFGLREPWS
- a CDS encoding arylesterase, yielding MRLRLIYKGFLTYGAARPLGKVVAAFLCLVSPVMAAEPVTVLALGDSLTQGYGLPEQDGLVPQMRKWLEDQGVEAELINAGVSGDTTAGGAARVEWSLTPEVDAMIVTLGGNDLLRGIDPAVSRRNLESILRIAQANEVEVLLVGLSAPGNYGAEYKSSFDAIYPELSEAYGAFYAPDFFAGLGGGDPAALQQWFQADGIHPNAEGVARIVEGLGPHLRALIEAAQAE